The following coding sequences lie in one Anaerolineae bacterium genomic window:
- a CDS encoding N-acetylneuraminate synthase: MAGEVKIGDRLVGDGHPTYIVAEIGINHNGSVDIAKLLIDAAIKAGVDAVKFQKRTPEICTPREQWDKMRETPWGYIRYIDYRHKVEFGQDEYQEIDRYCKEKGITWFASVWDTPSVDFLEQFDPVAYKIPSAALTDHELLRHVRATGRLVILSTGMSTMEQIREAVKVLGTENLVLMHATSTYPCEPDELNLRMIQTLKEEFPEVPIGYSGHEVGLVTTAVAVALGACMVERHITLDRAMWGSDQAASVEPGGFQKLVKYIRVTERALGDGVKRVYDSEIPAMKKLRRVGLP, from the coding sequence ATGGCTGGGGAAGTGAAAATCGGTGATCGTCTGGTAGGCGATGGTCACCCCACCTATATCGTGGCCGAGATTGGCATCAACCACAACGGCAGTGTGGACATCGCCAAGTTGCTCATTGATGCGGCCATCAAAGCCGGAGTGGACGCGGTCAAGTTCCAGAAGCGCACTCCGGAGATTTGCACCCCGCGGGAGCAATGGGACAAGATGCGCGAGACGCCCTGGGGCTACATTCGCTACATCGATTATCGCCACAAAGTGGAGTTCGGCCAGGACGAATATCAGGAGATTGACCGTTATTGCAAGGAAAAGGGTATTACCTGGTTCGCCTCGGTGTGGGATACGCCCTCGGTGGATTTCCTGGAGCAGTTCGATCCGGTGGCGTACAAGATCCCCTCGGCGGCGCTGACGGACCATGAACTCTTGCGGCATGTGCGGGCCACGGGGCGCTTGGTGATTCTTTCCACCGGTATGTCCACCATGGAGCAGATTCGCGAGGCTGTGAAGGTGTTGGGCACCGAGAACCTGGTCCTGATGCACGCCACCAGCACTTACCCCTGCGAGCCGGATGAACTCAACCTGCGCATGATTCAGACCCTGAAGGAGGAGTTCCCCGAGGTGCCTATCGGATATTCAGGCCATGAGGTGGGGCTAGTGACCACCGCCGTGGCTGTGGCTCTGGGCGCTTGCATGGTGGAGCGGCACATCACCCTGGACCGGGCCATGTGGGGCAGTGATCAGGCGGCTTCAGTGGAACCAGGGGGCTTCCAGAAACTGGTCAAGTACATCCGGGTCACCGAGCGCGCCTTGGGCGACGGCGTAAAGCGAGTGTATGACTCCGAGATCCCGGCGATGAAGAAGTTGCGGCGGGTAGGGCTGCCGTAG